A single region of the Streptomyces sp. ITFR-16 genome encodes:
- a CDS encoding DUF881 domain-containing protein yields MSQQPSDRSTAPAPKRPDASMSLLTNVMDHSLDDGYAEASARRAADGRAGMPRTLKAKLGFAACLVLAALVVTLGAAQARVSAPVLAKERQELIDRIDAETSAADTLEAQVEEIRADVGRRQRKALEEHGGDQTELVALLSGATPVQGPGVKLVVDDAKDTDQGGGGPRETSGFSDTGRVRDRDMQRVVNGLWQSGADAIAINGQRLTALSAIRAAGDAILVDNKPLVPPYSVLAVGDGKKLAAAFQDSADGQYLEALKDTFDIRTSLSVQEKLSLPAAPSLIVRTAEPYKAADTGSGAADTGKGTS; encoded by the coding sequence ATGTCGCAGCAGCCCTCCGACCGGAGCACCGCCCCGGCGCCCAAGCGCCCCGACGCGTCCATGTCGCTGCTGACCAATGTGATGGACCACAGCCTGGACGACGGCTACGCCGAGGCGTCGGCGCGCCGCGCGGCCGACGGGCGCGCGGGCATGCCCCGTACGCTCAAGGCGAAGCTGGGCTTCGCGGCCTGCCTGGTGCTGGCCGCTCTCGTCGTGACGCTCGGTGCGGCCCAGGCGCGGGTCTCGGCGCCGGTCCTGGCCAAGGAGCGCCAGGAGCTGATCGACCGGATCGACGCGGAGACGTCGGCGGCCGACACGCTCGAGGCGCAGGTGGAGGAGATCCGCGCCGACGTGGGGCGGCGCCAGCGCAAGGCACTGGAGGAGCACGGGGGAGACCAGACGGAACTGGTCGCCCTGCTCTCCGGGGCGACGCCCGTACAGGGCCCAGGGGTGAAGCTCGTCGTCGACGACGCGAAGGACACCGACCAGGGCGGCGGCGGGCCCCGCGAGACCAGCGGTTTCTCCGACACGGGACGGGTCCGGGACCGGGACATGCAACGGGTCGTCAACGGCCTGTGGCAGTCCGGCGCCGACGCCATCGCCATCAACGGCCAGCGTCTGACGGCCCTGTCGGCGATCCGTGCCGCGGGCGACGCCATACTGGTCGACAACAAGCCGCTCGTGCCGCCGTACTCGGTGCTCGCGGTGGGGGACGGGAAGAAGCTCGCCGCCGCCTTCCAGGACAGTGCCGACGGCCAGTACCTGGAGGCGCTGAAGGACACCTTCGACATCCGGACCAGCCTCTCCGTTCAGGAGAAGCTGAGCCTTCCGGCGGCCCCGAGCCTGATCGTACGGACAGCAGAGCCTTATAAGGCCGCAGACACCGGCAGTGGTGCGGCAGACACAGGGAAGGGCACATCGTGA
- a CDS encoding DUF881 domain-containing protein, with protein sequence MSNDAFDDGREQPGEQPAQAPEELTGRQRLAAGIWPPRVTRAQLIVAVLLFVLGLGLAIQVRSNSDNSALRGARQEDLVRILDEVDDRTQRLEDEKQRLDDQRTELENSSDQAEEARKQTVEKERQLGVLAGTVAAHGPGITMTVNDPGDAVQPDMLLDALQELRAAGAEAIEVNGARVVANTYFSGDGGAVKVDDRKISAPYVFKVIGKPQDLEPALNIPGGVVQTLEKEQATVHVVQADDIVVDALRPAERPDYARSSTQ encoded by the coding sequence ATGAGCAACGACGCGTTCGACGACGGCCGGGAGCAGCCCGGAGAGCAGCCCGCGCAGGCTCCCGAGGAGCTGACCGGACGCCAGCGGCTGGCCGCCGGCATCTGGCCGCCCCGGGTCACCCGCGCCCAACTCATCGTCGCGGTGCTCCTGTTCGTCCTCGGCCTGGGCCTGGCCATCCAGGTGCGGTCGAACAGCGACAACAGCGCACTGCGGGGCGCCCGCCAGGAGGACCTGGTGCGCATCCTCGACGAGGTGGACGACCGTACGCAGCGGCTGGAGGACGAGAAGCAGCGCCTCGACGACCAGCGAACGGAGCTGGAGAACAGCTCCGACCAGGCCGAGGAGGCCCGGAAGCAGACGGTGGAGAAGGAGCGCCAACTGGGCGTTCTCGCGGGCACCGTGGCGGCGCACGGGCCGGGGATCACCATGACGGTCAACGACCCGGGTGACGCGGTGCAGCCGGACATGCTGCTCGACGCGCTCCAGGAGCTGCGGGCCGCCGGTGCCGAGGCGATCGAGGTCAACGGCGCGCGCGTGGTGGCCAATACGTACTTCTCCGGTGACGGGGGCGCCGTCAAGGTCGACGACCGGAAGATCTCCGCCCCCTACGTCTTCAAGGTCATCGGCAAGCCGCAGGATCTGGAACCGGCGCTGAACATCCCCGGCGGGGTCGTGCAGACGCTGGAGAAGGAGCAGGCCACCGTGCATGTGGTCCAGGCCGACGACATTGTCGTGGACGCCTTGCGACCGGCGGAGCGGCCTGACTACGCTCGGTCGTCGACCCAGTGA
- a CDS encoding bifunctional nuclease family protein, which produces MNELDVVGVRVEMPSNQPIVLLREVGGDRYLPIWIGPGEATAIAFAQQGMAPARPLTHDLFKDVLEAVGQELTEVRITDLREGVFYAELVFASGVEVSARPSDAIALALRTGTPIYGSDGVLDDAGIAIPDEQEDEVEKFREFLDQISPEDFGTNNSQ; this is translated from the coding sequence GTGAACGAGCTCGACGTTGTGGGTGTCCGGGTGGAAATGCCCTCCAACCAACCGATCGTGCTCCTGCGTGAAGTGGGAGGCGACCGGTACCTCCCCATTTGGATCGGTCCTGGTGAGGCGACCGCGATCGCCTTCGCCCAGCAGGGCATGGCTCCGGCCAGGCCGCTGACCCATGATCTCTTCAAGGATGTGCTCGAGGCCGTCGGCCAGGAGCTCACCGAGGTCCGCATCACGGACCTGCGCGAAGGGGTTTTCTACGCGGAGCTGGTCTTCGCCAGCGGGGTCGAGGTGAGCGCGCGGCCGTCCGACGCCATAGCGCTCGCCCTGCGCACCGGAACACCGATCTACGGCAGTGACGGGGTGCTCGACGACGCGGGGATCGCGATCCCCGACGAGCAGGAGGACGAGGTGGAGAAGTTCCGCGAGTTCCTCGACCAGATCTCGCCGGAGGACTTCGGTACGAACAACAGTCAGTGA
- a CDS encoding MerR family transcriptional regulator, translated as MLRTRTGGAGHGTATADDRPMSIGTVLLQLRDEFPEVTISKIRFLEAEGLVEPQRTPSGYRKFSADDVERLAQVLRMQRDHYLPLKVIREHLDALARGEQVALPSQEGEPAGGGLPLGPGRATAPRIGRAELLAAAEVTESDLDAWESYGLVAPAAEGGYDAETVTVARLVADLGRFGLEPRHLRAMRAAADREAGLIEQVVAPLRRHRNPQTRAHAEATARELAELSVRLHSALVQTALQVRLH; from the coding sequence ATGCTGAGAACACGGACGGGCGGTGCCGGACACGGCACCGCCACCGCCGACGACCGCCCGATGAGCATCGGCACGGTGCTCCTGCAGCTGCGGGACGAGTTCCCCGAAGTCACGATCTCCAAGATCCGCTTCCTGGAGGCCGAGGGGCTCGTCGAACCGCAGCGGACTCCGTCCGGCTACCGGAAGTTCTCGGCGGACGACGTCGAGCGGCTCGCCCAGGTGCTGCGCATGCAGCGGGACCACTACCTTCCGCTGAAGGTCATCCGGGAGCACCTGGACGCCCTCGCCAGGGGCGAGCAGGTGGCCCTGCCGTCCCAGGAGGGGGAGCCGGCCGGGGGCGGGCTCCCGCTCGGTCCGGGGAGGGCCACGGCGCCCCGGATTGGCCGTGCCGAGCTCCTCGCTGCCGCCGAGGTCACCGAGAGTGATCTCGATGCCTGGGAGTCCTACGGTCTCGTCGCACCCGCGGCCGAGGGCGGCTACGACGCCGAGACGGTCACCGTCGCCAGGCTTGTGGCGGATCTGGGCCGATTCGGTCTGGAACCGCGCCATCTGCGGGCCATGCGGGCGGCGGCGGACCGGGAGGCGGGGCTGATCGAGCAGGTGGTGGCGCCCCTGCGCCGGCACCGGAATCCGCAGACCAGAGCACATGCGGAGGCCACGGCCAGGGAGCTCGCCGAGCTCTCCGTACGGCTGCATTCGGCCCTCGTGCAAACCGCCCTGCAGGTGCGACTCCACTGA
- a CDS encoding FHA domain-containing protein, with amino-acid sequence MKLFGKLFGKSARDEAARHRAPRHGQGDEQGSERPLFRDQVAGPGGDNSGDPGASSVDPAGPGRIGFGEPAPSSPGGGFAPRQEASSMPVCTRCGHRNAEASRFCSNCGAPLRGGVPERASETTSTISISGLEAYEAEATGQTSVPSLSPEAQAAVDALPLGSALLVVRRGPNSGSRFLLDGDLTTAGRHPQSDIFLDDVTVSRRHVEFRRNADGTFTVGDVGSLNGTYVNRERIDSVALSNGDEVQIGKYRLVFYASQRGI; translated from the coding sequence GTGAAGTTGTTTGGGAAGTTGTTCGGCAAGAGCGCACGCGACGAAGCCGCACGGCATCGCGCGCCGCGCCATGGCCAAGGTGACGAGCAGGGCTCCGAGCGCCCGCTCTTCCGTGATCAGGTGGCAGGTCCGGGGGGTGACAATTCGGGTGATCCCGGCGCGTCGTCTGTTGACCCTGCCGGTCCCGGCCGCATAGGTTTCGGAGAACCCGCACCCTCGAGTCCGGGTGGAGGGTTCGCCCCGAGGCAGGAGGCTTCGTCCATGCCGGTCTGTACGAGGTGCGGGCACCGTAACGCCGAGGCCAGTCGTTTCTGCTCCAACTGCGGTGCGCCGCTGCGGGGCGGGGTTCCCGAGCGTGCCTCGGAGACGACGTCGACCATCTCCATCTCGGGCCTGGAGGCCTACGAGGCGGAGGCGACCGGTCAGACCTCCGTGCCGTCGCTGTCGCCCGAGGCCCAGGCGGCCGTGGACGCCCTGCCGCTCGGCTCGGCGCTCCTGGTGGTGCGGCGGGGGCCGAACTCCGGCAGCCGCTTCCTGCTGGACGGGGATCTGACGACGGCCGGACGGCACCCGCAGAGCGACATCTTCCTCGACGACGTGACGGTCTCGCGCCGTCATGTGGAGTTCCGCCGGAACGCCGACGGCACCTTCACGGTCGGGGATGTCGGGAGCCTCAACGGCACCTACGTCAATCGTGAGCGCATCGACTCCGTCGCGCTGTCCAACGGCGACGAAGTGCAGATCGGCAAGTACCGGCTGGTCTTCTACGCAAGCCAGCGCGGCATCTGA
- a CDS encoding small basic family protein: MIAVLGLVVGVVVGLLVRPEVPAVVEPYLPIAVVAALDAVFGGLRAMLDGIFVDKVFVVSFLSNVVVAALIVFLGDKLGVGAQLSTGVVVVLGIRIFSNAAAIRRHVFRA, translated from the coding sequence GTGATCGCCGTACTGGGCCTCGTCGTGGGAGTCGTGGTCGGACTGTTGGTCCGGCCCGAAGTGCCGGCGGTGGTCGAGCCCTACCTCCCGATCGCCGTCGTGGCCGCCCTCGATGCTGTCTTCGGCGGTCTGCGGGCCATGCTCGACGGGATCTTCGTCGACAAGGTCTTCGTGGTCTCGTTCCTCTCGAACGTGGTCGTGGCCGCCCTCATCGTCTTCCTGGGGGACAAGCTGGGCGTCGGCGCCCAGCTCTCCACGGGTGTGGTGGTCGTGCTGGGCATCCGGATCTTCTCCAACGCCGCGGCCATCCGCCGGCACGTCTTCCGGGCCTGA